The genomic segment GGGCATCAGGATTTCATGACCTTGGGGAGGGGGTGCTGGATTTGCATTGGTTAATACAGGGAAAGGGAACGAAAAATGGCACTTGCATAAATTTGGCTAAATTACAGGTCCGAAACCAAAACATTTTATTCAGCCAAATGCAGGTTTGGGCATATTGTTCAAATTCTGAACAACCCCCTTTTAATTTAATCTAATTCACATGACCTATATAACTTCAAACCTGTGTGTAAAACATTTATACATTTGTGTGTGTTCCACCATACTGCACACAACCTGTTGATGGTTGTGGACCAGTTTTCAGCAAAAAAGAGGTATTTCtaattctggacaacccctttaaattagtcTAATTCATGTCATATAAAGCAACAGCAACAAAGTGAACAGCATATTCTACCTTTTCCATATAACTCCGGTATAGGAGCATATAGATCAGTGTCATGGAGTTGGTCACTTTGTGCTATACCACTAATTTTTATATTAAGTTTTTgggggaattaaagggaacctgccaggggTAATATGCACCAGGAAGCACAAATGGTTCTGGGTGcagattgctaatccctgcctaaccgtcactgtatctagtagcatagatggagatctttagcaaaagtatttctaaagatccttttatgatatgctaatgagcacagggacttgcCACAAGGGCGTGAGTTTCTGctttcattccaccctcttagcatgcccacaggggcatgctaacatgttgTTCAATGCAGCATCGTACCTGTACGCAGTGCGTACCGGTGTCCGCTGTCCCAGCACTTCTCGTGATGCAGTTTGATGGGTGTAGGTGTCACGGTCCTGCTCACTTGACCTCTcaaaagccgggacgcgtacacccggcttcatagtgcacatgaccggaagtgccgggcattctgatcagtggtgacagcagacacaggtatgcACATCACTGCTGATGACTCTGCATTGAATAGCACAttggcatgcccctgtgggtgtactaacatgcaaagagggcagaatgagcacaagacgtaacgcccttgtgactagtcactgtgctcattagcatatcataaaggatctttatgctacaagatacagggacagttaggcagggatttgcaatatgcacccagaactgctcgtggtcctgggtgcatattgcacctgacaggttccctttaaaatgccagtcatttagatagagggatagagatcagtgtgtgtgtgtgtgtgtgtgtgtgtgtgtgtgtatatatgtatatgtgtgtatatattataatataatattttttttttttttgtgtatgtgcaATCTGTATTCTTGTAAtttattgcatatttttttttttctattttagcaCCATGTCCATCCTAAAGGTTCACGCAAGAGAGATCTTTGACTCCCGTGGGAACCCCACTGTGGAGGTTGACCTGTATACAGAAAGAGGTGGGTTCCTGGCGCACTTCAGAATTTCCAAAGCTGGAAATTATTTGTATACCTCCATTTAGTTTTTTTGTGATAATTCCTTAAAGTTGGTGAACCTTGACGACCAACTCTAAATGAGCCCCCCATCACAAAGgggtacattaaagggaacctgtcagcagaaatcttGCCCTAAAcctaagtttccccttctgcagctcctgggctgcattctagcaaggttcctatagttattctgcccccttttagatcaaaataaataatttataaagtggtaccttttcagtttgaaaatcttgttaatggtacacgggggcgggctgtctggtgtcagtTACTGTccttcctgccgctttaggccgtcccccaacgctcctttacatacctcaggacgccgcacaGTGCATCCTatgtctcgcgcatgcgccattccactgtagcgggactgtgcacagtgggaccgctggtgacgttgcgcaggcacgagattatgggcggtgctgtgattttcatcagcaagctgccgcccataatctcgtgcccgcgcttcccctctgcctccaccgttctgcgcatgccctggccagatgaccagatgatcggtggtgtcctgcccTGCTCCtctcatctatttcctgctccagggctagatgggaaagaggtgacgttgggtcatctggccagggcatgcgcagaatggtggaggcagaggggaaagcgcaagcacgagattatgggcgggagcttgctgatgaaaatcacagagccgcccataatctcgtgcctgcgcaatgtcaccagcggtcccactgtgctcagtcccgctacagtggcacggcgcatgcgcgaaacatcggacgcactgggcggcgtcctgaagtatgtaaatgagcgttgggggacggcctaaagcggcaggagggacagtaacggacaacagacagcctGCCCCCGTAtaccattaacaagattttcaaactgaaaggttccactttataaactatattttgatctaaaaggaggcagaataactataggagccTTGCTagcatgcagcccaggagctgcagaaggggaaacttttaggtttagggcaaaatttctgctgacaggttccctttaaactagttTAATTCTTACTGTATGTACCCCATTACGATGCTATACTTAGCAGTGTAGGGGCTCACTTACAGAgtacccaaatgtgctccatccactgtGGTGCTGATATTGACACCCTGGCCTGAGGTCACTTCTATAGGAGATGATTGCATCACAGACCAATATTCACATCTTGGCCATGGATGTCAGATGCTGCTGATTAGCGACAATTAGTGACATGGTTAGCAAGTCCCTAAATAATTGTCAGCCTGCACCACTGAAGATTGGTGATCGGATCTTCCGCTGTCTGCATCCATTTGACTATACCAGCTTGCAGACTTGTTGATTGGCACGGGCGCGCTGTCGTCATGCCAGGGCATCTGGACGTGGTGCGACCAAGACGTTCCTTGAAAGCACTTCACACATGCACTAAACAGGACTCTTCCTCTGATGCCGTCAAGCTAAATATTAACTTGTTGGTGCCTCCTATCTTGATTGATCTGTCATTACGGTCACTTGTGCTTCTGCTCCTTATGGATGATGGCTGTATTTTACACAGATCTAATGCCAGGGGTGTAATTATAGCTGCTCTAAACACTTGGcgagacaaaaaaaaaatcgaaataCTGAAGTCCTAAAACACTGCCCAATCTAGTCTCTGCAGTGACTGAAAGGCTGCTATGTGGACGCGCACTCGTACAAAACGGCCTGTCAGTCACCACCCTAGGAGCGCTGAAAGGCAAAAGGAACAGCAGTTTTGCAGGAAAAAATATACTTAAGTGGTTGATCATTTAACAAATTAACTGAATCACGACACTGCCACATTTATTAATCAATTTGGCATAGTTTAGTGCCACTGGGTGACAAGCAAACAGTTCCTGGGAATGTTCTTTAAGGGaacaaaccaccaggattttgcgatgtgaagtaaaggcagtgccatacaggcactaggatgctgaCTCCAGGCACACctgtagaaagatccgatgcttggttgctgaaacatctgtaatcaaagttgcagaaatgcactgcactttgattgacatggGTTGGATCCTTGGAGTTTCGCCGGTGTCCTCTTGACTTGCCCCTTTTCTATAGTTGAATATCCTGGCACACCGCCATTACTGTTGGTGGCGcgtgcacattgccacagtaattctgtcttcattaacaAGGTACAAGAGTCCGCGCATGCATGTATTGCgatctccagtgccattttattgaggGCCGAGAGGTATCGGCGTGTGTGCAGATGTGAAGAataatctgcgcatgcgcccatactttagtcttcaccgcagtgtcttcaataaaatggcactggagatcGTGGCATGCAAATGCACAGActgcggcgccattttaatgaagacagaattgctGTGGCAATGCCCATGTGCCTGCCATCAACAGTAATGGTGGTGTGgcatgatattcaaataaagaaaagggcaaGCCAAGAAGACACTGGAGGAGGAATAAACtctgaggacccgacccacaaaggaccCTCCCCAATGCACACATCAAAGTGCAGGGCAGCTCTGCAACTTTGATTCAAGAGATTTCATCAACCAACATCCAATCTTTTTATAACCGATATGCCTGGATTCAGCGTCTTACTGCTAGTATGGCACTGCCTTCAGTTCATATCACAAAATCTTGGTGGTTGTTCCTCTTTAATCGACAGATCATTCATGGATGAGAGATTTTGACTAAAAAAAATCCAATGCGGCGGAGTTTATTATAAACAAATGTCTGTGTCAAACTATTtgattatataaaataaaataaattaaattgtattatataaaaatgttttattaaattcaatatataaaataaaaaattacatatatatatatatatatatatatatatatatatatatatatatatatatatatatatatatatatatatatatatatatatatatatatatatatatattttcgtgTGTACATGATATAGAaagaggtgtgtgtatatatatgtatgtatatatatatatgtatgtatatatgtatgtatatatatatatatatatatatatatatatatatatatatatatatatatatatatatatatatattaatatttatattatatttttttttttttttaaataatgtagtTATTTTAATTTTGTAACTGATTTTAATTTATTGCCTATGAGGGGCTTTTAATCGATTTATACCTTGACCCACTAACTCTCCTTTTGCAGGTCTTTTCCGTGCCGCAGTACCCAGCGGAGCCTCCACCGGTATTTATGAAGCACTTGAACTCCGTGACAATGATAAAACTCGTTTCTTGGGAAAGGGTGAgtcttttgctttcttttttttttaaaaaaaaaaaaaaaaaaaattataaaccatGTTCATAAATGTATCAATCCTTCTTGCTTCTGATTGTTTGAAGCCGAGCCAAATCTGGATCATCTTTACAAATAAAATGCAGAATTGTTGCTCCATCAAACCTAATGAATGAACGGACACTGGACACTACTTGTCCCTTTGTTACATGTTCTACTTTGTGCAGATCTGTCCATTAAACCATATCTAGACTGATTAAACTTAACGTTAAGTTCTAGTCATGCATTTCTAGGAGGAATAGCTGGCACTACACCATGCAAAGTTAGGGTAAAGTGTAAGCACATTATATTTATCGGAGTTCCAATATttgtattgaaaaaaaaattaaagattaaAATATTACCtgcagggttgtgtgtgtgtgtggttttttttttatttttttatttttttttatatatacacacttcaATTTTGTATAAGGATTTATTTTTCAAAATTCTAAGGGGTAAGCTCCAGGACTGTAGATCTTTCCGCAAATGACCAAGAAGGTTTTAAAGATGCATCCATACAGGTTGGAGACTTGATTTTTCAAATATTACTACAGGAACAGCGTTGTGGATGAGGTTTTAGAATTTCATCCACATGCTGCAAAGATAAtccacattgagtgctgctgcaggTTTAATGTTTAATGCTGGATTTCATCCCATGCAAAGCGGTAAAATCTGCATTGAAATTTCCTGTGGCTTTTACCTAAAGCTTAGTAATATTTTGACCTAGCTTTTAGAAAACCCCTTTTTTAATGGTTAACAATCCATTTACAGTAGACTGAATTTTTGCAAGAACTCTAATCCAGGATTGTTAGTCTGGTTGTGCATTTCCTCACCTTTCTGTCCCTTGCTCTCAGGTGTGAGCAGAGCTGTGAAATATGTAAACGAGTTTCTGGGACCTGCTTTATGCACCCAGGTAATGGGAGCCCGTGCCCGGCACTCCCAATGCATGGGGTTTGACTAACTACTGCGATGGCATTCCTAGACGGCCAGCATCTCCTgcttgttgcttttttttaaaatGTGCATGTAATTGACCGGCAGATAAGAACGTAGCCTTCAGCAGGAGATGTCGGTCTAGAAATGCCTCTGCTGCATGCAAGTGTGATCCGTGCAGTGATTGAATGTGCTTGTCCCTTCCAGGTGTCTCTAAAGCCGTTGCGCACATCAATAATACCATTGCACCAGCACTGCTTGGAAAGGGAAAGGTACgggttcttgttttttttttttttttttttttttttctactaactGCCTGCTAACACATCTTGTGCTCTTAAAATCTTCTGCTTTGATATCATTCCAAAGTTAAAGCTGCAGGATTGGACTACTACATTGTCTTCGAGTCTCTTGACTGTACCCTGACATATATTGGGTACGAACAATTGGGCATGTCGAATTTCAATACCCAGCACTCTAATGGGTAGAGGAAAAATTTCCCTGGGGCAGGGAGGGAGAAACGCATGCATGCTCTGACCAACCGAGCGTGCATGTAAGTGAGGCAGGTCAGGAGTTGTTTACacacctttaggcctctttcacacgtctgagcAAAACGCGCACGTCTGAGAAAAATATGCGCACGTTTTGCACTATTCTGTGGTGTAGGTGCATGTGTGTTCAGTGTGTATGGTCagtgtgctatgtgtgacatctGCATAGCACGTACTTCTATTTTTGCCTGTGCCTGGCCTTGCTGTCTCTAGTGCTGCTGCTTCAAggtccacagtgcagtgaatattcatgagcataatgagcaggcccagcagcgctggagacagcagcgcatagaaaataattttatttcaaagacacgtgttttctccagtacatgtcacacggatcatatgTGGTCCATGTGATATCCTTGCTGCCATAGAAAAACTGACATAtcgctgtgtggagcacacgggccatctgaaaacgtgtgtgtgtgttttctttttttttttttttttttgcaggtccTCTGCTCAACGTCGGGTGAGTGTGATGGCGGAGTCTCCTTCCTAtaagaagtgtcctgcagtatctaactgtttttagctgcatggacacttcattatggaTCCGACGCTAGGGCTTTTTTTCGGGGGAGGGCATATATTTAACCCTTgctctgaaaatccctgctagggcttatttttgggggaggtcttatttttggaaaaaacacgGTAGTGGAAAAACCTCCGAATGGAAGTATTGTATTGAAAGATGCCACGAGTTTATCAAACGTTGCAACATTTTCATATATTTGGTGCAAATACCTGCAACGCAGCCACAAGCAAAGAAAGTAAGAAAAATCTGTTCCCATAATATTTAGCTTGGCCAGCTCTCAAGGCATCTGCTTTGCAAATAAAGGCTTTGTGCTCTCTGATCTTGTCTGTATTTGAAGGACAAACCTTAAACATGGATTTGTAAAGTGCTTTCACTCCATACAGAAGTTGGCTGCATTGCAATGGGTCTGACGGGGGATTTATAACCCAAGTACCGGGCCATTTCAATCCCTTCCATTCACTCTTATTAAAAACATATTCATCAATAATTGAAACCTTTTAGCTCTTCTGCAACATTTCCCAATGCTGCTCCATACAGCATACATCTGGCTACCACTGGAACACAATAACACCCCACTGACTACAGCTGCTTGCAATGCAAATGGGATTACAAATCCATGTAGAATCTGATCATAATCTGACTGTTCCCACATACAAGCTCTCATATTTGTAATCCGCCTGATTTGTGTTCATAATtgcgttttttttatgtttttctctcAAACTATGGAATTTCTGCCTTGTACAGTATCGTAATGAATGCATAGGAAGCCCTTGTCTACCATTATTGGAATAGCTACATTAGTCTGACATCTATATCTTGGATCCATGCTGCTGTAATGGAGGAGCGACATAAACTTACAGCAGCAGGTGTTGGTGGAGACACTTGTTACATGATCTCAAGTCTTATTTAATGAGCAGGCAGACTTGTAGGAAAGCAGACTGACAACTGTAGGATAACTGCTGGTGCAAACTGGTCCAAAGCTTCTATTGACCTGTGCAAACGGTATATATGTAGTCTCCTATAATAGCAGTACATATGGAGTCGTCCAGAACACGATACTCTTTTGGATTTGTGCAGAAACTTGTAGTCCTTCGTATAAAATTGAAGGTACTGTAATGGGCTTTGCAGAAACCCCAAAATGTTAAGAATGCCATTGTGCAGGTTTCTGAATCAAACGCACACTTTTGGTCCTTTTAATTGTTTGGTTTGGGCAAAGGAATTAAAGATTTATATGGAACATAAGTAAGATCTTTAGTGGGGTATTCTCAAGCTATTCATACAGCATGAAAATGATCAGGTTTGCAATGGCATTGCATTTCTGATCTGTAATTTTCCTGCAATGAGAGCTTTTACTTTTCCCTATACAGCTTGTTTCCATGAAACTCAGCCACTTGTGCTTGTCCAGACCCTGGACAAGAGTGCCCAGAAGTTGTTGTTCTAGGAGAGACGTTAAGGGGtagtttgcacgctgcgacatcgccagccgatgctagcaatgccgagcgcgatagtacccgcccccgttgcacatgcgatatcttgtgatagctgccgtagcgaacattatcgctatggcagcttcacacggacttgcctgccctgcgatgtctctctagccggcgatccgcctccttcctacacactgcaggcggccaatagaaccggaggggcggagatgagcgggatgtaaacatcccgcccacctccttccttctgcatagccggtggaggcaggtaaggagatgttcctcgctcctgcggcttcacacacagcgatgtgtgctgccgcaggaacgaggaacaacatcgaatctCCTATTggtacgacattatgaaaatgactgactctacacagatcaccgattttgacgcttttgcggtcgctatcggcacatctaggctttacacgttgcgacgtcgttaccggcgccggatatgcgtcactttcgatttgatcccgactatatcgcagtagcgatgtcgcaacgtgcaaagtacccgtaACTCTGAATATCTCCGCCACCTCTCTCCAGCCTATTGAATTCTATACAGCAGTTATCTGCATACCTCATTCTCCCTCTTGGCTCCTGACAAGTTGCTGTTATATATCTTGCAAAATCACCAGCATAAGGTGTTCCTAATCACAGCTCACTGTCCAGGGCAATGCACTCGTTCAGATGCCTTGATCTGGGTAAATAGTGAATGGTTCTCACTCCAAAACTGGTGGCTGAAATGTTACTACAGAACTTTGTGCTGAGCTGTATAGTTCTACCAATACTACAGTTCTGCTACTCACCAAAACGGTCACTCAGAGGAGAGCcagaaaccaggaagtaaggagactgcatgCTCTGAGCTGCTAGGAGGCAACTTGAGAATAACCCATTAATTATTGACCCTAACTTGTCAAGGTCATATTTATGGGAAACGTCTGTGCTAATCTTGTCTTTCATTTCCAGAATCTAACTGTTGTGGAGCAGGAAAAGATCGACAAGCTAATGCTTGATATGGATGGGACTGAGAACAAGTGTAAGTGCATTCTGTGTTTCCTACAGGGACGGCATTCATAAAATATTCACTCTGCTTTACCATTACCACTGTTACGGGTACAGTACTGGAAGGAGTACAAATGTTTAGTAACTGCAGCCTTTTGTTGAGGCTTCGACAGAATACTAATGAGTTAATGCAGTTTATACACCAGGGTAAAATTTGCCAAAGTTGATTGCCAACAAGAACTTGGCTCTTTTAATTCAACTGATAAATGCAAAATGTTGGAGCATAACCTGCAAAAATGTCCAGTCTCCTTACCTACATCGGTGTATCAGTAGCCACGAGTGATTTTTGTCGTAAAATAGTCCACAAGTACTATGCAGGAGTAAATGTCACAACTGGGTTATCCATCTTGTGACCTGTCTGCAGGCAACACTGATGGCAGAGGACCTTCCATGTAGTCCTATAAATAATGCACTTGTCGCCGAAATATATTGATCCTCAATTTTTTATTTCTGTCCCCTTGTGCAGCAAAGTTTGGTGCTAATGCCATCCTGGGAGTCTCTCTGGCGGTGTGTAAGGCTGGCGCTGCTGAAAAAGGAGTGCCCCTGTACCGTCACATTGCTGATCTGGCTGGAAATCCAGAAGTCATTCTTCCTGTCCCTGTAAGATTGACTACAATTCATTAAAATGCAAAAATAACACTTTATGAATGTTAAACATGAACGTCAAGTAATCCAGATGCATGAATGCAGAAATGGACATACTTGAGATCCTAACTGGAaccttttctccccccccccccccccttcctttttttttcccccacaggCATTCAATGTGATCAATGGTGGATCCCATGCTGGCAACAAGTTGGCTATGCAAGAGTTCATGATCCTGCCAGTTGGTGCCTCCAGCTTCAAGGAGGCCATGCGCATTGGTGCTGAGGTTTACCACAATCTAAAGAATGTGATAAAGGCCAAATATGGCCAGGATGCCACCAATGTTGGAGACGAGGGTGGTTTTGCACCCAATATCCTTGAGAATAAGGAAGGTAAGTGTCCTGGTTAGTGATGGGAGAACTCACAGATATCCGTGATAGACAGGACTAAccagacattaaaaaaaaaaacaaaaaactgttccAGCCCGCAATTGATCCCGGGTAGCTGGCCGAACGCTggtccccatgtaagtctatgggatccAGAAGCCAGGGATTTAAAATTTTCGTAGAGGGAAAAGTGCACGTTACATGCCAAGGCTAcgatgcggctgtaactgctcctacaGCCGCTCATTCACTTACTGGGCCGcccattaagctcatgcatatgcactgctatcCCCTCCcactgacgtctgtgattggttgcagtcagacaccccccccaccccaccctgaGAGGGACAGCGTGTCTGATtcttccaatcacaggcactgtctgcagatctatattgtacagtaaaaataaataaaataaagtctGCTTAGGGTtcccccatgttatgatacccagcatggATAAAGCATGCAGCTACAGGttgcagctcccagccatgtgcttttcttggctgtgtatcaaaataaatcaAAATAAGAGGattcccaacagctgggggctggtattctcaggctagggagatccatgattattgggagccccccccccagcctaaaaatagcagcctgcagccgcccaggatggttgcatccattagatctgacaatcccagcactctaccccgctcttcctgattgccctggcgcggtggcagtcagggtaatgacTGGTTAAtctcagctcatagctgccactaagcccttgattagtaatggggagggcctAGAAGACTgtgtgaaagtaaaaaaaacacaccaaaaaaacctttatttgaaataaagacaaaaaacgccctctttcaccacttatcaaccctcaaaacacccctgcaagtccaaCATGATCCACATGAGGTCCTATTACGATTCCAGCTCTCCTACATTACTGAAGATAAAGC from the Anomaloglossus baeobatrachus isolate aAnoBae1 chromosome 11, aAnoBae1.hap1, whole genome shotgun sequence genome contains:
- the ENO1 gene encoding alpha-enolase isoform X1, which translates into the protein MSILKVHAREIFDSRGNPTVEVDLYTERGLFRAAVPSGASTGIYEALELRDNDKTRFLGKGVSKAVAHINNTIAPALLGKGKNLTVVEQEKIDKLMLDMDGTENKSKFGANAILGVSLAVCKAGAAEKGVPLYRHIADLAGNPEVILPVPAFNVINGGSHAGNKLAMQEFMILPVGASSFKEAMRIGAEVYHNLKNVIKAKYGQDATNVGDEGGFAPNILENKEALELLKTAINKAGYPDKIVIGMDVAASEFYRDGKYDLDFKSPDDPGRYISPDKLADLYKGFVKDYPVVSIEDPFDQDDWAAWSKFTDCVDIQVVGDDLTVTNPKRIEKAVSDKACNCLLLKVNQIGSVTESLQACKLAQTNGWGVMVSHRSGETEDTFIADLVVGLCTGQIKTGAPCRSERLAKYNQLLRIEEELGSKARFAGRNFRKPVIN
- the ENO1 gene encoding alpha-enolase isoform X2, encoding MSILKVHAREIFDSRGNPTVEVDLYTERGLFRAAVPSGASTGIYEALELRDNDKTRFLGKGVSRAVKYVNEFLGPALCTQNLTVVEQEKIDKLMLDMDGTENKSKFGANAILGVSLAVCKAGAAEKGVPLYRHIADLAGNPEVILPVPAFNVINGGSHAGNKLAMQEFMILPVGASSFKEAMRIGAEVYHNLKNVIKAKYGQDATNVGDEGGFAPNILENKEALELLKTAINKAGYPDKIVIGMDVAASEFYRDGKYDLDFKSPDDPGRYISPDKLADLYKGFVKDYPVVSIEDPFDQDDWAAWSKFTDCVDIQVVGDDLTVTNPKRIEKAVSDKACNCLLLKVNQIGSVTESLQACKLAQTNGWGVMVSHRSGETEDTFIADLVVGLCTGQIKTGAPCRSERLAKYNQLLRIEEELGSKARFAGRNFRKPVIN